A genomic segment from Triticum dicoccoides isolate Atlit2015 ecotype Zavitan chromosome 1A, WEW_v2.0, whole genome shotgun sequence encodes:
- the LOC119362966 gene encoding LOB domain-containing protein 1-like — protein sequence MESSGDTAPLHSSPTPTSPPAMATGAAVVMSPCAACKILRRRCVDRCVLAPYFPPTDPHKFATAHRVFGASNIIKLLQDLPEEQRADAVSSMVYEAAARARDPVYGSAGAICQLQRQVDGLKAQLARAQAELAAARAHHAHLVALLCVEVATAAATPPQDAYCTGGGGSQTQLAAPPGVGSAHADALYVVNGGAAGGGGIMQAGHVGWADVPLWT from the coding sequence ATGGAGTCGTCGGGCGACACGGCGCCGTTGCACTCCTCACCGACCCCGACGTCGCCGCCGGCAATGGCGACGGGGGCGGCGGTGGTGATGAGCCCGTGCGCGGCGTGCAAGATCCTCCGCCGCCGGTGCGTGGACCGCTGCGTGCTGGCGCCCTACTTCCCACCCACGGACCCCCACAAGTTCGCCACCGCGCACCGCGTCTTCGGCGCCAGCAACATCATCAAGCTCCTGCAGGACCTGCCCGAGGAGCAGCGCGCGGACGCAGTGAGCAGCATGGTgtacgaggcggcggcgcgcgcgcgggaCCCCGTCTACGGCAGCGCCGGCGCCATCTGCCAGCTCCAGAGGCAGGTCGACGGCCTCAAGGCGCAGCTCGCGCGCGCGCAGGCGGAGCTCGCGGCCGCCCGCGCCCACCACGCGCACCTCGTCGCGCTGCTCTGCGTCGAggtggccaccgccgccgccacgcctccgCAGGACGCCTACTGCACCGGCGGAGGCGGATCACAGACCCAGCTCGCCGCACCGCCTGGTGTAGGCTCCGCGCACGCGGACGCGCTTTATGTCGTCAacggcggcgcggcgggcggcggcggcatcaTGCAGGCCGGGCACGTCGGCTGGGCCGACGTGCCGCTCTGGACATAA